A window of the Trichocoleus sp. FACHB-46 genome harbors these coding sequences:
- a CDS encoding LCP family protein, protein MIEGVEQSTSNSKLQQPDGTEESVGFSPPVTPFESPMSNPVVTAPLSQRTTLAKRLFWSFAFVLTTTVSASIGASVALLTPLAPSSSPEEQNVSLNNLWQKGLQYKVSRPVNILVMGVDRVPGVTGNSSEVFDGRSDTMLLLHVDPKAQSVSMLSIPRDTQVEIPGIGITKVNQANASGGPALTARVVSRTLNDVPIDRYVRVSTDAFREIVDLLGGVDVFVPTPMAYVDQTQKLKIDLAQGWQTLNGEQAEGFARFRNDAYGDIGRVQRQQALIKALRDRLTSPSVLPRLPKAIRIMRKYIDTNLSLEEMLSLIGFGLNLERDQLKMVMLPGRFSQADEYIASYWLMDDRGRDRVMREFFKIDSSGLALDNQYRLASDAAPQGLRIAIQNASGQPDLGSRVAQLLENQGFPNVYIVQDWPDHQRQTQIIVQQGDLEGAAVLKKAIGLGNIEATSTGDLESDLTIRIGEDWLQKGI, encoded by the coding sequence GTGATAGAAGGAGTGGAACAATCTACCAGCAATTCCAAATTGCAACAACCCGATGGCACGGAAGAATCGGTAGGTTTCTCTCCGCCAGTCACTCCATTTGAATCGCCCATGTCCAACCCGGTCGTAACTGCACCTTTGTCCCAACGTACTACCCTGGCCAAACGCCTCTTTTGGAGTTTTGCCTTCGTTTTAACGACCACCGTCTCTGCGTCGATTGGTGCAAGTGTGGCTTTGCTGACTCCTTTAGCGCCGTCTTCGTCTCCAGAAGAGCAAAACGTATCTCTGAATAACCTGTGGCAGAAAGGGCTACAGTACAAAGTGTCTCGGCCAGTCAACATCTTGGTGATGGGGGTCGATCGCGTTCCTGGGGTGACGGGTAATTCCTCAGAAGTGTTTGACGGTCGTAGCGACACCATGCTGCTGCTGCATGTTGACCCCAAAGCTCAATCAGTCAGCATGCTCTCGATTCCCAGAGATACCCAGGTGGAGATTCCGGGAATTGGGATCACCAAAGTTAACCAAGCCAACGCTAGTGGTGGACCTGCTCTAACTGCGCGGGTGGTTAGTCGCACCTTAAATGATGTCCCAATTGATCGCTACGTTCGCGTCAGTACTGATGCTTTCCGCGAGATTGTAGACTTGCTGGGCGGTGTTGATGTCTTCGTTCCTACGCCAATGGCCTATGTAGACCAAACCCAAAAGCTAAAAATCGACTTGGCGCAGGGCTGGCAAACTCTAAATGGGGAACAAGCCGAGGGCTTTGCTCGTTTTCGCAACGATGCATATGGTGACATTGGCCGAGTTCAACGCCAGCAGGCCTTAATCAAAGCTCTACGCGATCGCCTCACCAGCCCTAGTGTGCTGCCGCGCCTCCCCAAGGCGATTCGCATCATGCGGAAGTACATTGACACCAACCTCAGCCTAGAGGAAATGCTATCTCTCATTGGTTTTGGTCTCAACTTAGAGCGCGACCAACTCAAGATGGTGATGCTACCCGGTCGCTTTAGCCAAGCCGATGAATACATTGCCAGCTATTGGCTCATGGACGATCGGGGGCGCGATCGCGTCATGCGAGAGTTTTTCAAAATCGACTCCAGCGGATTAGCTCTAGACAACCAATATCGCTTGGCTTCCGATGCCGCTCCCCAAGGCCTACGAATTGCTATTCAAAATGCCTCTGGACAGCCTGATCTAGGTAGTCGTGTGGCTCAACTGTTAGAGAACCAGGGTTTTCCAAACGTCTACATTGTGCAAGACTGGCCCGACCATCAACGCCAAACCCAAATCATCGTGCAGCAAGGTGACTTAGAAGGAGCAGCAGTTCTCAAAAAAGCGATCGGACTCGGTAATATTGAAGCCACTTCCACCGGAGATTTAGAATCTGACCTCACTATTCGCATCGGAGAAGATTGGCTGCAAAAGGGGATCTAG
- the hemJ gene encoding protoporphyrinogen oxidase HemJ encodes MAYFWFKAFHIIGVVVWFAGLFYLVRLFIYHVEAEEKPEPARSILQEQYALMEKRLYNIITTPGMAVTVAMAIGMLYTQPDLLHDRWLHFKLGFVAILLVYHHYCGRLLKQLGKGECKWNSRQLRALNEAPTLLLVVIVMLAVFKNSLPTDATAWVVVGLVVTMAATIQLYAKIRRKNEEKLAAAVTQTTDNSLPANS; translated from the coding sequence ATGGCTTATTTCTGGTTTAAAGCATTTCATATCATCGGCGTCGTAGTTTGGTTCGCCGGACTTTTCTATTTAGTGCGTTTATTCATCTACCACGTAGAAGCCGAAGAAAAGCCAGAACCCGCCCGTTCCATCTTGCAAGAGCAGTATGCCCTGATGGAAAAGCGCCTATATAACATCATCACCACGCCCGGAATGGCGGTGACAGTGGCAATGGCGATCGGCATGCTCTATACCCAACCGGATCTGTTACACGATCGCTGGTTGCACTTCAAGTTGGGATTCGTCGCTATTCTGCTGGTCTATCACCATTACTGTGGTCGCTTGCTCAAACAATTGGGTAAGGGGGAATGCAAGTGGAACAGTCGGCAGTTGCGAGCCTTAAATGAAGCCCCAACGCTGCTGCTAGTCGTAATTGTGATGCTGGCAGTGTTCAAAAACAGCTTGCCCACCGATGCTACAGCCTGGGTAGTGGTCGGCTTAGTGGTTACAATGGCTGCCACAATCCAGCTTTATGCCAAGATCCGCCGCAAAAACGAAGAGAAACTAGCTGCCGCTGTTACCCAAACAACGGACAACTCTTTACCCGCTAATTCTTAA
- a CDS encoding R3H domain-containing nucleic acid-binding protein has translation MQTTDDLQKLLNILPSEIQQVLEQHSECDRLVEVVLDLGRRPEARFPHQAEYLSEQVVTRAQIQDCIDRVGDFGGDNRAGIEQTLHRISAIRNRSGEIVGLTCRVGRAIFGTIAMIRDLVETGQSILMLGRPGVGKTTALREIARVLADDLNKRVVIIDSSNEIAGDGDIPHPAIGRARRMQVARPELQHQVMIEAVENHMPEVIVIDEIGTELEALAARTIAERGVQLVGTAHGNQIENLIKNPTLSDLVGGIQSVTLGDEEARRRGSQKSVLERKAPPTFDIAVEMLERQRWVVHETVADTVDALLRGRQPSPQVRTINDEGQVTITREVPSLSPVRRPNAPAANDSFSKTSSQSTGQLLPFPQNLSRSRSLAEVDRELPPTEALELSGHQPLRLYLYGTGRQQLEQVISMLNLPVVLVEGLAEAEAILALRSHLRKHANLRHLAQAHDIPIYAIKSNTTPQITRTLRQVLGMPGLEAIAEPDFDLAADRNDEGDEMDALEEARLAVEQIVLPKGQPVELLPRAAHIRKMQHELVEHYQLQSSSFGSEPHRRLRIYPA, from the coding sequence ATGCAAACTACAGATGATCTCCAGAAACTGTTAAATATTTTGCCTTCGGAGATTCAACAGGTTTTAGAACAACATTCAGAGTGCGATCGCTTAGTTGAAGTCGTTTTAGATTTAGGGCGGCGACCAGAAGCTCGTTTTCCGCACCAAGCCGAGTATCTTTCTGAACAGGTAGTGACTCGGGCTCAAATTCAGGACTGCATCGATCGCGTAGGCGACTTTGGGGGAGATAACCGCGCCGGAATTGAGCAAACCTTGCACCGGATTAGCGCCATCAGAAACCGCTCTGGTGAAATTGTCGGCCTTACTTGTCGGGTAGGTCGTGCTATTTTCGGTACGATCGCGATGATTCGAGATCTGGTGGAAACAGGCCAGTCAATTCTGATGTTGGGTCGTCCAGGAGTCGGTAAAACCACAGCCTTGCGAGAAATTGCGCGAGTTCTGGCAGATGACTTGAATAAGCGGGTGGTGATCATTGATAGCTCCAATGAAATTGCTGGAGACGGAGATATTCCTCACCCTGCGATCGGTCGCGCTAGACGCATGCAGGTGGCTCGTCCTGAACTGCAACATCAAGTAATGATCGAGGCGGTGGAAAACCACATGCCAGAGGTGATCGTCATTGATGAAATTGGTACAGAACTCGAAGCTTTGGCTGCTCGCACGATCGCGGAAAGAGGCGTGCAACTCGTAGGGACCGCTCACGGTAATCAGATTGAGAACTTAATTAAAAACCCAACCCTTTCCGATCTGGTGGGCGGGATTCAGTCTGTGACGCTGGGAGATGAAGAAGCCAGGCGGCGAGGTAGTCAAAAGAGCGTCCTGGAACGCAAAGCTCCCCCGACTTTCGACATTGCTGTGGAGATGCTAGAGCGGCAGCGTTGGGTTGTGCATGAAACGGTGGCAGATACGGTAGATGCTTTGCTCAGAGGTCGTCAACCTAGCCCGCAAGTCAGAACTATCAATGACGAGGGTCAGGTCACGATTACCCGAGAAGTGCCCAGCCTATCGCCTGTCAGACGACCCAATGCGCCTGCGGCAAATGACTCATTTAGCAAAACCAGTAGTCAAAGCACAGGACAGCTTCTGCCTTTTCCGCAAAATCTATCTAGAAGCAGGAGCTTAGCAGAAGTTGATCGTGAGTTGCCACCAACAGAGGCTCTAGAGCTATCGGGCCATCAACCGCTACGGCTTTACCTTTACGGGACAGGTCGTCAGCAGTTGGAACAGGTGATCAGCATGCTGAACTTACCAGTTGTCCTGGTTGAAGGGTTGGCAGAAGCTGAAGCGATCTTGGCGTTGCGATCGCACCTGAGAAAGCATGCCAACCTACGGCACCTAGCTCAAGCGCACGACATCCCAATCTATGCCATTAAGTCCAACACAACTCCTCAAATTACCCGCACGTTACGTCAGGTGTTGGGGATGCCAGGGCTAGAAGCGATCGCTGAACCTGATTTTGATCTAGCGGCTGACAGAAATGATGAGGGCGATGAAATGGATGCCCTGGAGGAAGCCAGATTAGCAGTAGAGCAAATTGTGCTACCTAAAGGCCAGCCTGTGGAGTTGCTGCCTCGCGCAGCCCATATCCGTAAGATGCAACATGAGCTAGTAGAACACTACCAACTCCAGTCCAGCAGCTTCGGCTCCGAACCGCATCGTCGCTTACGCATTTATCCTGCCTAA
- a CDS encoding Nif3-like dinuclear metal center hexameric protein, which translates to MKVADLITWFEAWANPSWQESWDNCGWQVEPGVLDQPAYVLVCLTPTLSVMHEAIALQHAGIPVSLIFAHHPLIFGPLKSLKKGDPIGDMARLAFTHQIGIYTAHTNFDQVNHGTADVLAEVLDLAQVAPIVPTQNGFGYGRVGLLEPALSLQDLLARIQTQLAPPELIFSPTADLHQSIQKVAVLGGSGASYIPAVVKTGAQAYLTSDCKFHQFQESRDRGLILIDAGHYATERPACARLVEKLRVLGLEWVQLSSEDEDFRQFYHH; encoded by the coding sequence ATGAAAGTTGCAGATTTAATTACCTGGTTTGAAGCTTGGGCCAATCCAAGTTGGCAGGAAAGTTGGGATAACTGTGGCTGGCAAGTAGAGCCAGGAGTTCTCGATCAACCCGCCTACGTTTTAGTCTGCCTCACCCCCACGCTCAGCGTCATGCATGAGGCGATCGCCCTCCAACATGCCGGAATTCCAGTCAGCTTAATCTTTGCCCACCATCCGTTAATCTTTGGCCCCCTGAAATCGCTGAAAAAAGGTGACCCCATCGGGGATATGGCCCGCTTAGCCTTCACCCACCAAATTGGTATTTACACGGCTCATACTAACTTTGACCAGGTGAATCACGGTACAGCAGATGTCCTAGCCGAAGTTTTGGATTTGGCTCAGGTTGCCCCGATTGTGCCGACGCAAAATGGCTTTGGTTACGGACGAGTCGGCTTACTTGAACCAGCACTTTCCTTACAAGATTTGCTCGCCCGAATTCAAACTCAGCTTGCACCCCCTGAGTTGATTTTTTCGCCTACGGCTGATCTGCATCAATCAATTCAAAAGGTAGCCGTTTTGGGAGGCTCGGGCGCGAGCTATATTCCCGCTGTGGTCAAGACGGGAGCGCAAGCCTACCTCACCTCGGATTGCAAGTTTCACCAGTTTCAAGAAAGTCGCGATCGCGGCCTAATTTTGATTGACGCGGGGCACTACGCCACCGAACGCCCCGCCTGTGCTCGCTTAGTCGAAAAATTGCGGGTACTAGGGCTGGAATGGGTGCAACTCAGCAGCGAAGACGAAGACTTTCGGCAGTTTTACCATCATTAA